The following proteins come from a genomic window of Malus domestica chromosome 02, GDT2T_hap1:
- the LOC139191096 gene encoding glutathione S-transferase T2-like codes for MAREHVGGRNWTYEEDVSLCLAWVSVSEDGALGTNQNKKVLWDKIIVKFQENCNGGGRDGGGVYDRWKTINKACTLWKGSLEGAMVGMPSGRSAIETGDKAMEIYKTRVTHKNQVFKLQHAWDVLKDCSRWATNVDQQWGKLFQREAAPRNEGVNEMTPSPSLARPPGRDKQNEAKRKGKSQDSTSGDFATGIAKMHETHSARQEEAARMRFTNEGNLG; via the exons atggcaagagagcatgttggaggtcgtaattggacctaTGAGGAAGATGTTTCTTTATGCTTGGCATGGGTTTCTGTTAGCGAAGATGGTGCACttggcacaaatcaaaataaaaaggttttgtgggatAAAATCATTGTAAAGTTTCAAGAAAACTGTAACGGCGGCGGGCGGGACggtggtggtgtttatgatcggtggaagactatcaacaaagcatgcactttatggaagggaagcttggagGGAGCCATGGTTGGCATGCCTAGTGGAAGGAGCGCCATAGAAACT ggtgacaaagcaatggaaatttacaagacaagagtaacacacaaaaatcaagtttttaagttGCAACATGCTTGGGACGTCCTCAAGGATTGTTCAAGGTGGGCAACCAATGTAGACCAACAATGGGGAAAATTATTTCAACGTGAAGCCGCACCGAGAAATGAAGGTGTCAATGAAATGACCCCATCTCCTTCTTTAGCAAGGCCCCCAGGAAGAGATAAGCAAAatgaagcaaagagaaaagggaagtcccaAGATTCGACGAGTGGAGACTTTGCTACCGGAATTGCAAAAATGCACGAAACTCATAGCGCTCGCCAAGAAGAAGCGGCCCGAATGCGTTTTACAAATGAAGGAAATCTCGGATAG
- the LOC139191097 gene encoding uncharacterized protein, protein MSDRRRRSRAIEMTQYQARLDIEDLELINAEAELVNSFMQYEHHGESSHRGFVTRRSFVQCDREECHDQMMKDYFIERPRFPAHDFRRRFRMRRELFEGILNAVVNHDHYFARKIDVVGRQSLSLHQKLTSAFRMLANGCSADSTDEYCQLAEYCY, encoded by the coding sequence atgaGTGATAGAAGAAGGCGTAGTAGGGCAATAGAGATGACACAATACCAAGCAAGGCTTGACATTGAGGATTTAGAACTGATCAACGCCGAAGCTGAACTTGTAAACTCATTTATGCAATATGAGCACCATGGCGAATCTAGCCATCGTGGTTTTGTCACAAGGCGTTCATTTGTGCAGTGTGATAGAGAAGAGTGTCATGACCAAATGATGAAAGATTATTTCATTGAGCGGCCGAGATTTCCTGCTCATGATTTTCGGAGGCGGTTTCGGATGAGGAGAGAGCTTTTTGAAGGCATCTTGAACGCAGTTGTCAATCATGACCACTACTTTGCAAGGAAGATAGATGTTGTAGGCCGACAAAGTCTATCACTTCATCAGAAGCTCACATCTGCATTTCGAATGCTAGCTAATGGGTGCTCTGCTGACTCAACTGACGAATATTGCCAACTTGCGGAGTACTGCTATTGA